A section of the Platichthys flesus chromosome 22, fPlaFle2.1, whole genome shotgun sequence genome encodes:
- the cenpl gene encoding centromere protein L: MEPPHNSVVRTPLNSVIVQRRSKSKSYRQSYRSCLGAASRLGLTPALTARRLNTSRRAPKSHNISEKVNPEHLALLLKTEWKLSYVSPLYKFRHTQLKSYSRQLSAFIAAEKQQGLAVEVEGLQSGFRVALSVVQGLTETDDDAETVLIQIHANPLFARQDEPQRSVWSGWLTCINGNTDYLHSLPKDFTCLPLFGCSGSEYLSGLVKTWFQQTFDCCFGPLEINHTSLQWLVALWTNCHTESSLQHLKMSWTLPVVPPLQVTYTVNPQDAWELWCSVRTGQQKENEEEEEGSSIDIKEVMRLMQGLKGHFFRHFRLDLSAGSLRQVTTALGSAKCNGRIKISNSRYMITTLTLLTECALLKMPI; encoded by the exons ATGGAGCCGCCTCATAACAG TGTGGTGAGGACTCCCCTCAACAGTGTCATTGTTCAGAGGAGGAGCAAAAGCAAGAGCTACCGGCAGTCGTACCGCAGCTGCTTAGGTGCCGCCTCACGGCTCGGCCTGACGCCAGCGCTGACAGCAAGGAGGCTCAACACCAGCAGAAGAGCTCCAAAGTCCCATAATATCAGC GAGAAGGTGAATCCAGAGCATCTGGCCTTGCTGTTGAAAACGGAGTGGAAGCTGTCATACGTCTCTCCTCTGTACAAGTTCAGGCACACCCAGCTGAAGAGCTACTCCAGGCAGCTGTCTGCGTTCATTGCTGCGGAGAAGCAGCAGGGCTTggcggtggaggtggagggactGCAGAGCGGTTTCAGGGTCGCTCTCTCTGTGGTGCAGGGGTTGACAGAGACGGATGATGATGCTGAGACCGTCCTCATACAG ATCCATGCAAACCCTTTGTTCGCCAGACAGGACGAACCCCAGAGGTCGGTGTGGAGCGGCTGGCTAACCTGCATCAACGGCAACACGGACTACCTGCACTCCCTTCCCAAAGACTTCACCTGTCTGCCGCTCTTCGGCTGCAGCGGCTCCGAGTATCTCAGCGGTTTGGTCAAAACCTGGTTCCAGCAAACATTTGACTGCTGCTTCGGGCCCCTGGAAATAAACCACACCAGTTTGCAGTGGCTGGTGGCACTATGGACTAACTGCCACACGGAATCCAGCCTTCAGCACCTCAAAATGAGCTGGACTCTCCCCGTGGTGCCCCCCCTGCAGGTCACCTACACGGTTAACCCCCAAGACGCCTGGGAGCTGTGGTGCAGTGTGAGGACGGGTCAGCAGAAGGagaacgaggaagaggaggaggggagtaGTATTGATATTAAGGAGGTGATGAGGCTCATGCAGGGGCTGAAGGGACATTTCTTCAGACACTTCAGGCTGGATCTGTCGGCAGGAAGTTTGAGGCAGGTCACGACGGCCCTGGGGTCAGCCAAGTGCAACGGCAGGATCAAG ATCTCCAACAGCAGGTACATGATCACCACCCTGACTCTACTGACGGAGTGTGCTCTCCTCAAAATGCCCATCTGA
- the LOC133933253 gene encoding calcipressin-1-like isoform X1 → MQPSKKGVAEEATVDVKFTDLPNALIACRVPEDLFGEGILKASFEALFRSFDPEVQFQYFKSFRRVRISFSDALAAAEARLRLHKTDFSGKEMRLYFAQSVHIGSPRLEPPKPDKQFLISPPASPPVGWEQSNDAMPVVNYDLLCAISKLGPGDKYELQTATPTTPSVVVHVCEDERGDSSAPDDDSEQDDKPRPQRPKIIQTRRPDYSPEVKQ, encoded by the exons ATGCAGCCATCGAAGAAGGGCGTTGCGGAGGAGGCCACGGTGGATGTGAAGTTTACCGATTTACCAAACGCCCTGATCGCCTGCAGAGTGCCGGAGGACCTGTTCGGGGAAGGCATCCTCAAG GCCAGCTTTGAGGCCTTGTTCCGTTCGTTCGACCCAGAGGTGCAGTTCCAGTACTTCAAGTCTTTCCGGCGGGTCAGGATCAGTTTCAGTGATGCTCTGGCTGCAGCGGAGGCCCGACTGCGGCTGCATAAGACCGACTTCAGTGGCAAAGAGATGAGACTCTACTTTGCCCAG TCTGTCCACATAGGGAGTCCTCGGCTGGAGCCTCCCAAGCCCGATAAGCAGTTCCTGATCTCCCCCCCGGCCTCCCCTCCCGTCGGCTGGGAGCAGTCTAATGACGCCATGCCCGTCGTCAACTACGACCTGCTGTGTGCCATCTCAAAGCTCGGACCAG GGGACAAATACGAGCTCCAGACCGCCACGCCCACCACCCCCAGCGTGGTCGTCCACGTCTGCGAGGACGAGCGCGGCGACAGCTCGGCGCCCGACGACGACAGCGAACAGGACGACAAGCCCCGCCCCCAACGGCCCAAGATCATCCAGACGCGGCGTCCTGACTACAGCCCCGAGGTCAAGCAGTGA
- the LOC133933253 gene encoding calcipressin-1-like isoform X2 yields the protein MHIKTTKCNRFCLVASVTNQEVFSRPEAQASFEALFRSFDPEVQFQYFKSFRRVRISFSDALAAAEARLRLHKTDFSGKEMRLYFAQSVHIGSPRLEPPKPDKQFLISPPASPPVGWEQSNDAMPVVNYDLLCAISKLGPGDKYELQTATPTTPSVVVHVCEDERGDSSAPDDDSEQDDKPRPQRPKIIQTRRPDYSPEVKQ from the exons ATGCACATCAAGACCACCAAGTGTAACCGCTTCTGCTTGGTCGCCTCCGTGACTAACCAGGAAGTGTTCAGTCGTCCTGAGGCGCAG GCCAGCTTTGAGGCCTTGTTCCGTTCGTTCGACCCAGAGGTGCAGTTCCAGTACTTCAAGTCTTTCCGGCGGGTCAGGATCAGTTTCAGTGATGCTCTGGCTGCAGCGGAGGCCCGACTGCGGCTGCATAAGACCGACTTCAGTGGCAAAGAGATGAGACTCTACTTTGCCCAG TCTGTCCACATAGGGAGTCCTCGGCTGGAGCCTCCCAAGCCCGATAAGCAGTTCCTGATCTCCCCCCCGGCCTCCCCTCCCGTCGGCTGGGAGCAGTCTAATGACGCCATGCCCGTCGTCAACTACGACCTGCTGTGTGCCATCTCAAAGCTCGGACCAG GGGACAAATACGAGCTCCAGACCGCCACGCCCACCACCCCCAGCGTGGTCGTCCACGTCTGCGAGGACGAGCGCGGCGACAGCTCGGCGCCCGACGACGACAGCGAACAGGACGACAAGCCCCGCCCCCAACGGCCCAAGATCATCCAGACGCGGCGTCCTGACTACAGCCCCGAGGTCAAGCAGTGA
- the arhgap1 gene encoding rho GTPase-activating protein 1 has product MSSELLVDFGDEPATAQLGQLKLATIEDQQWPTDESTLSKSETDLSQQFDSGSPHLPWDHPFYDIARHQIIEVAGDDNFGRKVIVFNACRMPPHHQLDHHKLLMYLKGTLDQYVESDYTLIYFHHGLTSENKPSLGWLRDAYREFDRKYKKNIKALYIVHPTMFIKTLLILFKPLISFKFGRKINYVSYLSELEDVVKCDQLLIPARVKEYDNKLRASLKPSAQPPMSPLRSPPLPNQVFGVPLALLRENSPDGDQIPVVMRDTISFLSEQGLEIEGIFRRSANVTLVKEVQLKYNSGAEVNFRELEDVHLAAVILKTFLRELPEPLLTYQLYNDIVNFATVPSDNQVSALKTLVESLPEENRTSLRYLITFLAQVSANSEVNKMTNSNLAVVFGPNLLWGRDNAMSLSAIGPINNFTRTLLDQQHLVFT; this is encoded by the exons agacgGACCTCTCCCAGCAATTTGACAGTGGCTCTCCCCACCTGCCCTGGGACCATCCCTTCTATGATATCGCCCGGCATCAGATCATTGAGGTGGCAG gtgaTGATAACTTTGGCAGGAAGGTGATAGTGTTTAACGCCTGCAGGATGCCCCCACACCATCAGCTGGACCATCACAAGCTGCTGAT GTATCTCAAAGGAACACTGGACCAGTACGTGGAAAGTGACTACACTCTGATCTATTTCCATCACGGGCTGACCAGCGAAAACAAACCGTCTCTCGGCTGGCTACGAGATGCGTACAGGGAGTTTGACAGAAA GTACAAGAAGAACATCAAGGCTCTGTACATCGTCCATCCCACCATGTTCATCAAGACTCTGCTGATCCTCTTCAAACCACTCATCAG TTTTAAGTTTGGCAGGAAGATCAACTACGTGAGCTATCTGAGCGAGCTGGAGGATGTGGTGAAGTGTGATCAGCTGCTCATTCCAGCACGCGTCAAAGA GTACGACAACAAGCTGAGAGCGTCTCTGAAACCGAGCGCCCAGCCTCCCATGTCCCCTCTTCGCAGCCCTCCGCTCCCCAACCAGGTGTTTGGGGTGCCTCTTGCATT gctcaGAGAGAATAGTCCAGACGGTGATCAAATTCCTGTGGTGATGAGAGACACAATCAGTTTTCTTTCAGAGCAGG gtttGGAGATTGAGGGGATCTTCAGACGGTCGGCCAACGTCACTCTGGTGAAGGAGGTCCAGCTCAAATACAACTCAG GTGCGGAGGTGAATTTCAGAGAGCTTGAAGACGTTCACTTGGCGGCTGTGATTCTGAAAACCTTCCTGAGGGAGCTGCCCGAGCCCCTGCTCACCTACCAGCTCTACAACGACATCGTCAACTTTGCCA ctgttCCCAGTGACAACCAGGTGTCGGCTCTGAAGACGCTGGTCGAGTCACTGCCAGAGGAGAACCGCACGTCGCTGCGATACCTCATCACGTTCCTGGCACAG gtgtcaGCCAACAGCGAGGTGAATAAGATGACCAACAGCAACCTGGCTGTGGTGTTCGGTCCCAACCTGCTCTGGGGGCGGGACAACGCCATGTCACTGAGCGCCATCGGGCCGATCAACAACTTCACCAGAACCCTGCTGGACCAACAGCATCTGGTCTTCACCTAA